A single window of Nicotiana sylvestris chromosome 5, ASM39365v2, whole genome shotgun sequence DNA harbors:
- the LOC104246852 gene encoding AP-1 complex subunit sigma-1 codes for MIHFVLLISRQGKVRLTKWYSPYTQKERTKVIRELSGMILTRGPKLCNFVEWRGYKVVYKRYASLYFCMCIDQDDNELEVLEIIHHYVEILDRYFGSVCELDLIFNFHKAYYILDELVIAGELQESSKKTVARLIAAQDSLVEAAKEEASSISNIIAQATK; via the exons ATG ATTCACTTTGTGCTGCTCATTAGCCGGCAGGGAAAAGTGAGGCTAACCAAGTGGTATTCACCATATACACAAAAAGAGAGAACCAAG GTAATCCGTGAACTAAGTGGTATGATTCTCACTCGAGGACCGAAGCTTTGCAATTTTGTTGAGTGGAGAGGATATAAAGTTGTTTATAAAAG ATATGCAAGCCTCTATTTCTGTATGTGCATAGACCAAGACGACAATGAGTTGGAGGTCCTGGAAATCATACACCATTATGTTGAGATTCTGGACCGATACTTCGGAAGT GTCTGTGAGCTGGACTTAATCTTCAATTTTCACAAG GCATACTATATATTGGATGAACTTGTGATTGCTGGTGAACTCCAAGAATCAAGCAAGAAAACTGTTGCACGTCTAATTGCTGCACAG GATTCTTTGGTCGAGGCTGCCAAAGAAGAGGCAAGTTCTATTAGTAACATCATTGCACAGGCCACAAAATGA